From the Deinococcus radiophilus genome, one window contains:
- a CDS encoding NTP transferase domain-containing protein, with amino-acid sequence MTAAPTPTRYQALILGGGDPGDPFAVSHGVAVKCLVPVAGQPMALHVLQAVQASGRVDRIAYVGPTTPEMDALIDLHLQDSGRLLDNLAAGLEALGADGSEHGRALVITADIPMLRAEQLCDVMDQAESHPGAGLLYPVVPRSACEAEYPGVQRTFVRVRDGSFTGGNLFFFDPGLAVRFLPRLREALAARKAPLRLAALIGPGVLLRLVTGRLTVRGLEEAVSRLLGVEARAIITPHAAVGTDVDKASDLALAEAVLTQR; translated from the coding sequence ATGACTGCCGCCCCCACGCCCACGCGTTATCAGGCCCTGATTCTCGGTGGAGGAGACCCCGGTGATCCTTTTGCAGTGTCACACGGCGTGGCGGTCAAGTGCCTGGTGCCAGTGGCCGGGCAGCCCATGGCGCTGCATGTCCTGCAGGCGGTGCAGGCCTCGGGCCGGGTAGACCGGATCGCCTATGTTGGCCCCACCACACCTGAGATGGACGCGCTCATTGACCTGCACCTCCAGGACAGTGGCCGTTTACTGGACAACCTCGCGGCGGGTTTGGAAGCGCTGGGCGCAGATGGATCTGAACACGGGCGGGCACTGGTGATCACCGCAGACATTCCCATGCTGCGTGCCGAACAGCTGTGCGACGTGATGGACCAGGCAGAAAGCCATCCTGGCGCTGGGCTACTGTATCCAGTGGTTCCCCGCAGTGCCTGTGAGGCCGAGTATCCCGGCGTGCAGCGGACCTTTGTGCGGGTGCGTGACGGCAGCTTTACGGGGGGCAACCTCTTTTTCTTTGATCCAGGGCTGGCGGTGCGTTTTCTGCCCCGCCTGCGTGAGGCCCTGGCCGCCCGTAAGGCCCCGCTGCGACTGGCCGCCCTGATCGGCCCAGGGGTATTGCTGCGACTGGTCACGGGTCGCCTGACAGTGCGTGGTCTAGAGGAAGCCGTCAGCCGACTGCTGGGGGTAGAAGCGCGGGCCATCATCACGCCACATGCTGCGGTGGGAACTGATGTGGACAAGGCCTCTGATCTGGCCCTGGCCGAAGCTGTCCTGACGCAGCGCTAG
- a CDS encoding sensor histidine kinase produces MRLSLRARLTLWSALATGLAASLVAGGLYLTVRQFLYLSEQQQLISNVLIVQSRIEREIDRAGGVAAMQWMWWDLARIADENSQTQNLELRLVAQVSGQLYARTTSRFPEALPLDLPVNIYSIQNQQQLVAVRTLRLGGPEMSLTVVADTGTLGRANNAFQQAFWLLLPITLLLALMAGWTVSGRLLAPVRQLEEAAREVGESGDLRRPLPLTGQGDELGLLARALQGTFGQLAQAREREQDFARAAAHDLRSPLAALTARVQGSLSQPRSAERYREDLQEIGTDLERLSALTTHLLLLSRDPGSVSKQPLALRPLAADAVDRARELDELADVDLEILPSGRDIQVMGDPVLLGQAVWNLVMNATRYGGGSPVLVQVEGRAEPAGPQAQITVSDEGPGVTPEVLAQLGQAFYRPDASRQGQASGGGHGLGLALARRAAEVHGGELQLSSTPGEGFVARLVLPALAELPAVDTPAAPAEPA; encoded by the coding sequence ATGCGCCTGAGCCTCCGTGCCCGCCTCACCCTCTGGTCGGCGCTGGCGACTGGACTGGCGGCCAGTCTGGTGGCCGGGGGGCTGTACCTGACGGTGCGGCAGTTTCTGTACCTGTCCGAGCAGCAGCAACTGATCAGCAATGTGCTGATCGTGCAGTCGCGCATAGAGCGTGAGATAGACCGCGCAGGTGGCGTGGCGGCGATGCAGTGGATGTGGTGGGACCTGGCCCGCATCGCCGATGAAAATTCCCAGACTCAGAATCTGGAACTGCGTTTGGTGGCCCAGGTCAGTGGGCAGCTGTACGCCCGCACCACCAGCCGCTTCCCAGAAGCGTTGCCGCTGGACCTCCCGGTCAACATCTACTCCATCCAGAACCAGCAACAGTTGGTGGCCGTCCGCACCCTCCGGCTGGGTGGGCCGGAGATGTCACTGACCGTGGTGGCCGACACCGGCACGCTGGGCCGGGCCAACAATGCCTTTCAGCAGGCGTTCTGGTTGCTGCTGCCGATTACCTTGCTGCTGGCGCTGATGGCCGGCTGGACCGTCTCGGGTCGCCTGCTGGCCCCGGTACGGCAGCTGGAAGAAGCGGCGCGGGAGGTGGGAGAGAGCGGTGACCTGCGCCGCCCGCTGCCGCTGACAGGACAAGGTGACGAACTGGGGCTGCTGGCGCGGGCGTTGCAGGGCACCTTCGGCCAATTGGCCCAGGCCCGCGAGCGCGAACAGGACTTTGCGCGGGCGGCAGCGCATGATTTACGTTCGCCCCTGGCCGCCCTGACCGCGCGGGTGCAGGGTAGCCTCAGCCAGCCCCGCAGCGCCGAACGTTACCGTGAAGACTTGCAGGAGATCGGTACGGACCTGGAGCGATTGTCGGCCCTGACCACTCACTTGCTGCTGCTGTCGCGTGATCCGGGTTCGGTGTCCAAGCAACCGCTGGCGCTGCGCCCGCTGGCTGCCGATGCCGTGGACCGCGCCCGTGAGCTGGACGAATTGGCCGACGTGGACCTAGAAATTCTGCCGTCTGGGCGGGACATACAGGTGATGGGTGACCCGGTGCTGCTGGGTCAGGCCGTCTGGAACCTGGTGATGAATGCCACCCGCTACGGTGGCGGTTCGCCGGTGCTGGTACAGGTAGAAGGCCGCGCGGAGCCAGCTGGCCCCCAGGCTCAGATTACCGTGAGCGACGAGGGACCAGGCGTGACGCCGGAGGTACTGGCGCAACTGGGGCAAGCCTTCTACCGCCCCGATGCCAGCCGTCAGGGGCAGGCGAGTGGCGGTGGGCACGGCTTGGGTCTGGCGCTGGCCCGCCGCGCGGCAGAGGTGCATGGGGGCGAATTACAGCTCTCCAGCACTCCGGGCGAGGGCTTCGTGGCCCGGCTGGTGCTTCCCGCGCTGGCTGAGTTACCTGCGGTAGACACTCCAGCGGCTCCCGCCGAACCCGCCTAA
- a CDS encoding response regulator transcription factor, producing MRLLLLEDDARIAEPTRDALREAGYEVTWVQSGEAALEEAVMGDFPLAVLDVMVPGELDGFGVAKKMRESGLETAILFLTARTEVDDRVRGLDIGGDAYLTKPFAMPELLATLRALTRRERGQSAPVLHFGEGRGTLDTVARTVTWDGEEVAVTGREYALLEALTLSPERWFTREDLLDRVWGAEFSGEARIVDVYVRYVRRKLAPEAIRSERGRGYRVEG from the coding sequence ATGCGCCTGCTGCTGCTTGAAGACGACGCCCGGATTGCCGAGCCGACCCGTGACGCTCTGCGAGAGGCCGGGTACGAAGTGACTTGGGTACAGAGCGGCGAGGCCGCCCTGGAAGAAGCCGTGATGGGCGACTTTCCGCTGGCGGTGCTGGACGTGATGGTGCCGGGCGAGCTGGACGGCTTTGGGGTGGCCAAAAAGATGCGGGAATCCGGTCTGGAAACGGCCATTCTGTTTCTGACAGCCCGTACCGAGGTAGATGACCGGGTGCGTGGGCTGGATATCGGCGGAGATGCTTACTTGACCAAACCGTTTGCCATGCCGGAGCTATTGGCGACCTTGCGGGCGCTGACCCGCCGTGAACGCGGCCAGAGCGCTCCGGTGCTGCACTTCGGTGAGGGGCGCGGCACGCTGGATACGGTGGCCCGCACCGTGACCTGGGACGGCGAAGAAGTGGCCGTTACTGGCCGTGAATACGCGCTGCTCGAAGCGCTGACCCTCTCACCGGAGCGCTGGTTTACCCGTGAGGATCTGCTGGACCGGGTCTGGGGCGCCGAGTTCAGCGGTGAGGCACGCATCGTGGACGTGTATGTGCGCTACGTGCGCCGCAAATTGGCTCCTGAAGCCATCCGCTCAGAACGGGGGCGCGGCTACCGGGTGGAAGGGTGA